A window of the Polaribacter sp. HaHaR_3_91 genome harbors these coding sequences:
- a CDS encoding rhomboid family intramembrane serine protease: MMKEENNLKSSKSIFLIPIVYVVTIWLIYWIEIQLDFNFNKYGVFPRNLVGFRGVFLTHFIHSNVSHLFNNSVPLFVLLSSLFYFYRDVAYKVLLLGGFFTGLITWCIARESYHIGASGIVYLLFSFVFFSGIIKRHFRLVALSLIIIFLYGGMIWYVLPIKEGVSWEGHLSGFIVGLLFAIVFRNRGIVREEHQFIETEFDALFDEHGNFTPPEIKQEVGDEKVE; the protein is encoded by the coding sequence ATGATGAAAGAGGAAAATAATTTAAAAAGTTCGAAATCAATTTTCTTAATTCCAATTGTATATGTTGTTACAATATGGCTTATTTATTGGATTGAAATACAACTTGACTTCAATTTTAATAAATATGGTGTTTTTCCAAGAAATCTTGTTGGTTTTAGAGGTGTTTTCTTAACACATTTTATACATAGTAATGTTAGTCACCTTTTTAATAATTCGGTTCCTTTATTTGTGCTTTTAAGCAGTCTTTTTTATTTTTATAGAGATGTAGCTTATAAAGTTTTGCTTCTTGGTGGTTTCTTTACAGGTTTAATAACTTGGTGCATTGCTAGAGAGTCTTACCACATAGGTGCAAGCGGAATTGTGTATTTGCTTTTTAGTTTTGTTTTTTTTAGCGGAATTATAAAAAGACACTTTCGGTTGGTCGCATTGTCTTTAATCATCATCTTTCTATACGGAGGTATGATATGGTATGTTTTGCCTATAAAAGAAGGCGTTTCTTGGGAAGGTCATTTATCTGGTTTTATAGTGGGACTTCTTTTTGCAATTGTTTTTAGAAATAGAGGAATTGTAAGAGAAGAACATCAATTTATAGAAACAGAATTTGATGCTTTGTTTGATGAACATGGTAATTTTACTCCACCAGAAATAAAGCAGGAGGTAGGTGATGAAAAAGTTGAATAG
- the rlmB gene encoding 23S rRNA (guanosine(2251)-2'-O)-methyltransferase RlmB: MTTESTPTTNIFGIRAIIEAIESGSSINKIYLQKGLRGELFYELNKLIKTNNLTTSMVPVEKLDRLSKNSNHQGAVAQISPVEFYDLEELIEKTVESDKTPLFLLLDQVSDVRNFGAIIRTAECSGVSGIIIQKNGSAPVNAETIKTSAGAAFKIPICKVDHIKDALFLLQASDIKTVAATEKTEDSVYDIDFKQPIAIIMGSEHRGVNPSILKMVDYKAKLPLLGEIASLNVSVACGVLLYEAVRQRIVVGS; this comes from the coding sequence ATGACAACAGAAAGTACACCAACAACCAATATTTTTGGTATTAGAGCTATAATTGAAGCCATAGAAAGTGGTTCATCAATTAATAAAATATACTTACAAAAAGGATTAAGAGGAGAATTGTTTTATGAACTGAACAAGTTAATTAAAACAAACAACCTAACTACAAGTATGGTTCCTGTAGAAAAATTAGATAGGTTATCTAAAAACAGTAATCATCAAGGTGCTGTTGCTCAAATATCTCCAGTAGAATTTTACGATTTAGAAGAATTGATAGAAAAAACAGTAGAGAGTGATAAAACACCTTTATTTTTATTGTTAGATCAAGTATCTGATGTACGTAATTTTGGTGCCATCATTAGAACTGCAGAATGTTCTGGAGTTAGCGGAATTATCATTCAGAAAAACGGAAGTGCTCCTGTTAATGCTGAAACTATAAAAACATCTGCGGGTGCAGCTTTTAAAATTCCTATTTGTAAAGTAGATCACATTAAAGATGCTTTATTTTTATTACAAGCATCAGACATTAAAACGGTAGCAGCTACAGAAAAGACAGAAGACTCTGTATATGATATCGATTTTAAGCAACCAATTGCTATAATTATGGGTTCTGAGCATAGAGGTGTAAACCCTTCTATATTAAAAATGGTAGATTATAAAGCTAAATTACCATTATTAGGTGAAATAGCTTCTTTAAACGTATCTGTTGCTTGTGGTGTTTTACTATATGAAGCCGTAAGACAAAGAATTGTTGTGGGGAGTTAG
- a CDS encoding SusC/RagA family TonB-linked outer membrane protein: MKTKFKGFFTLLLVFLMQISFAQEKKVSGTVSDSSGTLPGVSVAIKGTNNGTQTDFNGKYSINVKQGDVLSFSYVGYKTIQKTVGNSLTIDIAMIEDASVLDEIVVTALGIKREKKSLGYASQEVKGDEVSAIKDVNFANSLSGKVAGIDVSGSGTMGGSTNVVIRGYSSLYGSNQALFVVDGVPISNNNSNSADQRTGGAGYDYGNAAADINPDNIESINILKGGAATALYGSQAANGVIVITTKKGKDTDGSIGVTVNSSITFNKYNADTFATYQDEYGAGYWIGNYHDDFYVKNGENYTLADWDGSYGAAFDSNTLVRQWDSFYPSLDGYGIATPWEAGKNDPSSVFETGTTVFNSVFLDGGSDKGTFKLGYSKASIKGIMPNSEIIRDNVDFSASYKLTEKLTAASSVSYNKTTGKGRYGTGYDSQNFMQTARQWWQTNVDLKDQKAAYLATGENATWNTSYIDEDLHAIYHDNVYWMRDNNYETDVRNRVIGNVNLNYEINDYLNVFARASIDTYSGNQEERINNGSTSLPSSYGIFTESYTQNTYDLQLHFDKDLTEDLNLKAILGTNIQRNHYSYVDAETNGGINIDGLWSLSNSANALEAPGQYEYKSGVDGYFANVSLGYQNFLFVEGSYRLDIASTLPTDDNQYDYYGLSGSFLFSELVESNFMNLGKLRIGYAKTGNAASPLSLYNTFGLNTPVQGQASASLPSTNNNSNLKNEESTETEIGLEMMFAKRRLGFDFSLYNKTSKDLLTPISVTPAIGYTGQWLNAGEIENKGVELSLYGSPIKTEDFEWRVDLNWGKNVSKVIALPAGLKNLQLASLQGGVSINATVGDTYGMIRGTNFVFDDNGNKIIDAASGAYAVSQSSDENLGSFQPDWKGGINNSFTYKNFSLSFLIDIKKGGNVFSLDTWYGMATGLYPETAGLNELGNPKRDALTSGNDSGGIILPGVIQTGTDSDGNAISDGTVNTLRTDMSNFDNALGYKRAPNALHVYDAGFVKLRELSVSYSLSQEQLGNSFFKGATFSLIGRNLWIIDKSLPYADPEAGLSSGNVQGYQSGVYPTTKDYGFSVKLQF; this comes from the coding sequence ATGAAAACAAAGTTTAAAGGATTTTTTACACTACTATTAGTGTTTCTGATGCAAATATCTTTTGCTCAAGAAAAAAAGGTTTCTGGAACCGTATCAGACTCATCTGGTACATTACCCGGAGTAAGTGTAGCAATTAAAGGAACAAACAATGGAACTCAAACTGACTTTAACGGAAAGTACTCCATTAATGTTAAGCAAGGCGATGTCTTAAGCTTTAGTTATGTTGGCTACAAAACTATTCAAAAAACGGTTGGAAATTCCTTAACTATTGACATTGCAATGATTGAAGACGCTAGCGTTTTAGATGAGATTGTTGTAACTGCCTTAGGTATTAAAAGAGAAAAAAAATCTCTAGGTTATGCCTCTCAAGAAGTTAAAGGAGATGAAGTAAGCGCAATTAAAGACGTAAACTTCGCAAACTCTTTATCTGGTAAAGTTGCAGGTATAGATGTTTCTGGAAGTGGAACAATGGGTGGATCTACCAACGTTGTAATCCGTGGTTATTCTTCTTTATACGGATCTAACCAAGCATTATTTGTAGTAGACGGCGTACCAATTAGTAACAATAACTCAAACTCCGCTGACCAACGAACAGGTGGAGCTGGCTATGATTATGGAAACGCTGCCGCAGACATTAACCCTGATAACATTGAATCCATAAACATACTAAAAGGTGGTGCCGCAACTGCTCTTTACGGGTCTCAAGCTGCAAATGGAGTTATTGTTATAACAACTAAAAAAGGTAAAGACACTGATGGATCTATTGGAGTTACTGTGAATTCATCAATAACATTTAATAAATATAATGCAGATACTTTTGCAACTTACCAAGATGAATATGGAGCAGGATATTGGATTGGTAATTATCATGACGATTTTTACGTTAAAAATGGAGAAAACTATACATTAGCTGACTGGGATGGATCTTATGGAGCTGCATTTGACTCAAATACACTAGTAAGACAATGGGATTCTTTCTACCCTTCATTAGATGGTTACGGAATAGCAACTCCTTGGGAGGCTGGTAAAAACGATCCTTCTTCTGTATTTGAAACAGGAACAACAGTATTTAACAGTGTCTTTTTAGATGGTGGTAGCGATAAAGGTACTTTTAAGCTAGGTTATTCAAAAGCAAGCATTAAAGGAATAATGCCGAATAGTGAAATAATAAGAGATAATGTTGATTTTTCTGCATCATACAAACTTACAGAAAAACTTACGGCAGCATCTAGTGTTTCTTACAACAAGACAACCGGTAAAGGACGTTATGGAACAGGATATGATTCTCAAAACTTTATGCAAACAGCTAGACAATGGTGGCAAACAAATGTAGATTTAAAAGATCAAAAAGCAGCCTACCTTGCAACTGGAGAGAACGCAACTTGGAATACAAGTTATATTGATGAAGATTTACACGCAATTTACCACGACAACGTTTATTGGATGCGTGACAACAATTATGAAACTGATGTAAGAAATAGAGTTATAGGTAATGTTAATTTAAACTATGAAATTAACGATTATTTAAATGTTTTTGCCAGAGCTTCTATTGACACTTATTCTGGAAACCAAGAAGAGCGTATTAATAATGGTAGTACTAGCCTACCTTCCTCTTACGGTATTTTTACTGAATCATATACACAAAACACCTATGATTTACAGTTACATTTTGACAAAGATCTTACAGAAGACTTAAACTTAAAAGCTATTTTAGGAACAAATATCCAAAGAAATCATTACTCTTATGTAGATGCAGAAACTAACGGTGGAATTAATATTGATGGACTTTGGTCTTTATCAAACTCTGCTAATGCTCTAGAAGCTCCAGGACAATATGAATATAAATCTGGAGTTGATGGATATTTTGCAAATGTATCTTTAGGGTATCAAAATTTCTTATTCGTTGAAGGATCTTATAGATTAGACATAGCTTCTACCCTTCCAACAGATGATAATCAATATGATTATTATGGTTTATCAGGAAGTTTCTTATTCTCTGAACTAGTAGAGTCTAACTTTATGAACTTAGGTAAATTAAGAATTGGATATGCAAAAACAGGTAATGCTGCTTCTCCATTATCACTTTACAACACATTCGGATTAAACACACCTGTACAAGGACAAGCATCTGCTTCTTTACCATCAACAAATAACAACTCTAACCTAAAGAATGAAGAGTCTACTGAGACAGAAATAGGATTAGAAATGATGTTTGCTAAAAGAAGACTAGGTTTTGACTTCTCTCTATACAATAAAACATCTAAAGATTTACTTACACCAATATCTGTTACTCCTGCTATAGGATATACCGGACAATGGTTAAATGCTGGAGAAATAGAAAACAAAGGTGTTGAATTATCTTTATACGGTTCTCCAATAAAAACAGAAGACTTTGAATGGAGAGTTGATTTAAACTGGGGGAAAAACGTAAGTAAAGTAATAGCACTTCCTGCAGGTTTAAAAAATCTTCAATTAGCTAGCTTACAAGGTGGAGTATCTATCAACGCAACAGTAGGAGACACTTACGGTATGATTAGAGGTACTAACTTTGTATTTGATGATAACGGGAATAAAATTATTGACGCAGCATCAGGTGCTTATGCAGTAAGTCAAAGTTCAGATGAAAATCTTGGGTCTTTTCAACCAGATTGGAAAGGTGGTATAAACAACTCATTTACCTATAAAAACTTCTCATTAAGCTTTTTAATTGATATTAAAAAAGGAGGTAATGTATTTTCTTTAGATACTTGGTATGGTATGGCTACTGGATTATATCCTGAAACAGCTGGACTTAATGAATTAGGCAACCCAAAAAGAGATGCTTTAACATCTGGTAATGATAGTGGAGGTATTATTTTACCAGGAGTTATACAAACTGGTACAGATTCAGACGGAAATGCTATCTCTGATGGAACCGTTAATACCTTAAGAACTGACATGAGTAATTTTGATAACGCATTGGGGTATAAAAGAGCACCAAATGCACTTCACGTATACGATGCAGGTTTTGTTAAATTAAGAGAATTATCTGTATCTTACTCTCTATCTCAAGAACAATTAGGTAATTCATTTTTTAAAGGAGCTACTTTTTCTTTAATTGGTAGAAACTTATGGATTATTGACAAAAGTTTACCATACGCAGACCCAGAAGCAGGTTTAAGCTCAGGTAATGTACAAGGTTATCAATCTGGTGTTTATCCAACAACAAAAGATTATGGATTTAGTGTTAAACTTCAATTTTAA
- a CDS encoding RagB/SusD family nutrient uptake outer membrane protein yields MKYNILKTVFTLAVITSFLSCGDDFLEKSPTSFINAEDAGLTGQLNPVISDANLSGLYSMMVNTGTGGTTAHEDFGQKGYDIFTDFLSGDLALTANNYNRYANFVNLLSTVDYADNNNYIPWRYYYRVIRSANLIISSLGGNDAIPESDAAKHALGQAKTLRSYAYFYLSQLYQAEYNGTEAILPLYSTPFDPVFPQSPMSDVYDFMIQDFTSAASLLEGFERSNKAGANQDVARALLAYVYAAKGDSASNLLAKGLADQVIAAGYPLMTSSEVVGGFTSVTTPGWIWGFDVTLANGLDLVSWWGQIDVFTYSYQWAGDRKGIDNGLFAQIKDGDIRKTQFDVDNSLQPRNKFYNAARVIGGQRNVEDDYVYMRVAEMYLLSAEMAAKEGQDGVAKSRLIELLSQRFDDAADYAYVNALSGDALLNEVILQTRIELWGEGKSYLSMKRNKQTMTRGTNHVFHSGLSIPHTDERLTYEIPQAEVQNNPYIN; encoded by the coding sequence ATGAAATATAATATTTTAAAAACAGTATTTACTCTTGCGGTAATTACATCATTTTTAAGTTGTGGTGATGACTTTTTAGAAAAAAGTCCAACATCATTTATAAATGCTGAAGACGCAGGTTTAACAGGACAATTAAACCCTGTAATTTCAGACGCCAACCTTAGTGGTTTATATTCTATGATGGTAAACACCGGAACAGGTGGTACTACGGCTCATGAAGATTTTGGTCAAAAAGGATATGATATCTTTACAGATTTTCTTTCTGGAGATTTAGCACTTACAGCTAATAACTACAACAGATATGCTAACTTTGTAAACTTATTATCTACAGTAGATTATGCTGATAATAATAACTACATACCTTGGAGATACTACTATAGAGTAATAAGATCTGCAAACCTAATAATTAGTTCTTTAGGTGGTAATGATGCAATTCCTGAATCTGATGCTGCAAAGCATGCTTTAGGACAAGCTAAAACATTAAGATCATATGCTTATTTTTATTTATCTCAATTATATCAGGCAGAATATAACGGTACAGAAGCAATTTTACCATTGTATTCAACTCCTTTTGACCCTGTATTTCCACAATCACCAATGAGTGATGTATATGATTTTATGATTCAAGATTTTACATCTGCAGCTTCACTTTTAGAAGGTTTTGAAAGATCAAACAAAGCAGGTGCAAATCAAGATGTAGCTAGAGCTTTATTGGCTTATGTATATGCAGCTAAAGGAGACAGCGCTTCTAACTTATTAGCTAAAGGATTAGCAGACCAAGTTATTGCTGCAGGGTATCCTTTAATGACTAGTAGTGAAGTTGTAGGCGGATTTACCAGCGTTACTACACCAGGTTGGATCTGGGGATTTGATGTTACTTTAGCTAATGGATTAGATTTAGTTTCTTGGTGGGGACAAATTGATGTATTTACCTATAGTTACCAATGGGCTGGAGATAGAAAAGGTATTGATAATGGTTTATTTGCACAAATTAAAGATGGAGATATCAGAAAAACTCAATTTGATGTTGATAATTCATTACAACCTCGTAATAAGTTTTATAATGCTGCTAGAGTAATTGGTGGTCAAAGAAACGTAGAAGATGATTACGTTTATATGAGAGTTGCAGAAATGTACTTATTATCTGCTGAAATGGCTGCAAAAGAAGGACAAGATGGTGTTGCTAAATCAAGATTAATTGAGTTATTATCTCAAAGATTTGATGATGCTGCAGATTATGCGTACGTGAACGCATTATCTGGTGATGCTTTATTAAATGAAGTTATTCTACAGACTAGAATAGAATTATGGGGTGAAGGAAAAAGTTATTTATCAATGAAGAGAAATAAACAGACTATGACAAGAGGTACAAACCATGTATTTCACTCTGGTTTATCTATTCCTCATACTGATGAAAGATTAACTTATGAAATTCCTCAAGCAGAGGTTCAAAACAACCCTTACATTAACTAG
- a CDS encoding SusC/RagA family TonB-linked outer membrane protein, translated as MKTKFNGFLTLLLALIVQISFAQDKTVSGTVTENSGPLPGVSISVKGTNKGTETDFDGKYSILAKSGDVLVFRYLGFTPVEKKIGASNTVNASMVVDDNNVLDEVVVVGYGTSTKQAFTGTATVVSAENLQAKSVSNISQALAGEVAGVTVVNGSGQPGSAATIRIRGFGTINGNSDPLYVVDGVPYLNSISNINPADIESTTILKDATATSIYGSRGANGVIVITTKKGKDGISNINVEVKSGVNMRLLPTYDLISSPDEYMGLSWQALRNTGSRLGVADANAYANDVLFDDTRGGISQDYNMYNATNGADIIDPATGTVIPGVSRKYTPEDWSDYGFQSSTRTEANVSMSGGNDTTTYFSSFGYLNDKGYVINSDYKRYSTRLNVTHKPVDWLEANANIDYSYAEQTANGQSADSGSIFWFTDNIPSIYPLFLRDASGAIVADDYYGGNQYDYGTNRGFGGLTNAIADATYDLSQNMRHSINGNFSFKVNFTDAFSFTAKYGANFYSLIDNSINNPFYGSSAGQGGSLFKEQRQAITQNFLQMFNYNKTFGDHNISALVAHETNNWERERTYISKNTVVNLINGLDNPTNYVNLGSNPSGYTEETAIESFFAQVNYNYLNKYFLSGTVRRDGSSRFATEKWGTFWSAGASWIVSKEDFFSNVDFVNNLKVKASYGIQGDQGGVGFYSGQNGYDIDNLDGGISLILRARENASLTWETSKMYQVGTEFRLFNNVIDGSVDYYIKDTDGLIFSVRTPISTGDALDTKNDGALVNRGLEFDLTGHIINKENFKLDLSINGEVLDNELTKMPYDAPEGRDKIIDIDGNFGRAEGHSRYDYYMPVWVGVNAANGDPLWETHYVDANANGAFDSGEEIAELFEYSIKNPTAEIKKSVTNDYTEATNQFIGKSAIPKIRGAFRLAAQIHNFDVSTQFAYSLGGYGYDGNYASVLGNGQVGSNNYHVDIRDAWQAPGDITNIPRLYSNQNVNVNRQSTRFLTKSDYLALNNVRIGYSVPSKSLTNTGMSALSFWVAGDNMFLLSSRTGFNPSSSLEGASERYQYSPLSTFTLGVRVQL; from the coding sequence ATGAAGACAAAGTTTAATGGATTTTTAACGCTACTCTTAGCGTTAATCGTGCAAATTTCATTTGCACAAGACAAAACTGTTTCTGGTACAGTTACAGAAAATTCGGGACCTTTACCTGGAGTTAGTATATCAGTAAAAGGAACCAACAAAGGTACAGAGACTGATTTTGATGGAAAGTACTCTATCCTAGCAAAAAGCGGAGATGTTTTAGTTTTTAGATACTTAGGTTTTACACCAGTAGAAAAAAAAATAGGAGCATCTAACACCGTTAACGCGAGTATGGTAGTTGACGATAACAACGTTTTAGACGAGGTTGTGGTTGTTGGGTATGGTACAAGTACAAAACAAGCCTTTACAGGTACTGCAACTGTAGTTAGTGCAGAAAACTTACAAGCAAAGTCTGTTTCTAACATATCACAAGCATTAGCAGGTGAGGTAGCAGGTGTAACAGTTGTAAATGGATCTGGACAACCAGGTAGTGCTGCTACAATTAGAATTAGAGGTTTTGGTACTATTAATGGTAACAGTGATCCTTTATATGTTGTTGATGGTGTACCATACTTAAACAGTATTAGTAACATTAACCCAGCAGATATTGAGTCTACTACTATATTAAAAGATGCAACTGCAACTTCTATTTATGGTTCTAGAGGAGCAAATGGGGTAATTGTAATTACAACTAAAAAAGGTAAAGATGGTATCTCTAACATTAATGTAGAAGTAAAGTCTGGTGTAAACATGAGACTTTTACCTACTTATGATTTAATTAGCTCTCCAGATGAGTACATGGGACTTTCATGGCAAGCTTTAAGAAACACAGGAAGTAGATTAGGTGTTGCAGATGCAAATGCATATGCAAATGATGTATTATTTGATGATACAAGAGGTGGTATTAGCCAAGATTATAATATGTACAATGCAACAAATGGTGCAGATATTATAGATCCTGCCACAGGTACAGTTATACCTGGTGTTTCTAGAAAATACACTCCTGAAGACTGGTCTGATTATGGCTTTCAATCATCTACAAGAACAGAAGCTAACGTAAGTATGAGTGGAGGTAATGATACAACAACTTATTTTTCTTCTTTTGGTTACTTAAATGACAAAGGATATGTTATAAACTCTGATTATAAACGTTATTCTACAAGATTAAATGTAACTCATAAGCCTGTAGATTGGTTAGAAGCAAACGCTAATATTGATTACTCTTATGCAGAACAAACTGCAAATGGTCAATCTGCGGATTCAGGTTCAATTTTTTGGTTTACAGATAATATCCCATCAATTTACCCATTATTTTTACGTGATGCTTCTGGAGCAATAGTTGCTGACGATTACTATGGTGGTAACCAATATGATTATGGTACTAATAGAGGTTTTGGAGGTTTAACAAATGCTATTGCAGATGCTACATATGATTTAAGTCAAAATATGCGTCATTCTATAAATGGTAACTTCTCTTTTAAAGTTAATTTTACTGATGCTTTTTCATTTACAGCTAAGTATGGTGCAAACTTCTATAGTTTAATAGACAACAGCATCAACAACCCGTTCTATGGATCTTCTGCTGGACAAGGTGGTAGTTTATTCAAAGAACAAAGACAAGCTATAACACAGAACTTTTTACAAATGTTTAACTACAATAAAACTTTTGGAGACCATAACATTTCTGCTTTAGTAGCACATGAAACAAATAATTGGGAAAGAGAGCGTACTTACATCAGTAAGAATACAGTAGTAAACTTAATTAATGGTTTAGACAATCCTACAAACTATGTAAACTTAGGAAGTAACCCTTCTGGTTATACAGAAGAAACTGCAATAGAAAGTTTCTTTGCTCAAGTTAACTATAACTATTTAAATAAATATTTTCTTTCTGGTACAGTAAGAAGAGATGGTAGTTCTAGATTTGCTACAGAGAAATGGGGAACATTTTGGTCTGCTGGTGCATCTTGGATTGTTAGTAAAGAAGATTTCTTTAGTAATGTAGATTTTGTAAATAACTTAAAAGTAAAAGCAAGTTACGGTATTCAGGGAGATCAAGGTGGAGTAGGTTTCTATTCTGGTCAAAATGGATATGATATTGATAATTTAGACGGAGGTATTTCTCTTATTTTAAGAGCAAGAGAAAATGCTAGTTTAACTTGGGAAACAAGTAAAATGTATCAAGTAGGTACAGAGTTTAGATTGTTTAACAATGTAATTGATGGTTCTGTAGATTATTATATAAAAGATACTGATGGACTTATTTTTAGTGTACGTACGCCAATTTCTACTGGTGATGCTCTTGATACTAAAAATGATGGTGCACTTGTAAATAGAGGTTTAGAATTTGACTTGACAGGACACATTATCAACAAAGAAAACTTTAAATTAGATTTATCTATAAATGGAGAAGTTTTAGATAATGAACTTACTAAAATGCCATATGACGCTCCAGAAGGTAGAGATAAAATTATTGACATTGATGGAAACTTTGGTAGAGCTGAAGGACACAGTAGATATGATTATTATATGCCAGTATGGGTAGGTGTAAATGCAGCAAATGGAGATCCTCTTTGGGAAACTCATTATGTAGATGCTAATGCGAATGGTGCTTTTGATTCTGGAGAAGAAATTGCAGAATTATTTGAATATTCTATAAAAAACCCAACAGCAGAAATTAAAAAATCTGTTACAAACGACTATACAGAAGCAACCAATCAATTTATTGGAAAATCTGCAATACCTAAGATTAGAGGTGCATTTAGATTAGCTGCTCAAATACATAATTTTGATGTAAGTACACAGTTTGCTTATAGTTTAGGAGGTTATGGATATGATGGAAACTACGCAAGTGTTTTAGGTAATGGTCAAGTAGGATCTAATAACTACCATGTAGATATTAGAGATGCATGGCAAGCTCCTGGAGATATTACAAATATCCCTAGATTATACAGTAATCAAAATGTAAATGTAAACAGACAATCTACACGTTTTTTAACAAAATCTGATTACTTAGCATTAAACAATGTAAGGATTGGTTATAGTGTACCGTCTAAATCATTAACTAACACAGGTATGTCTGCTTTAAGTTTTTGGGTTGCAGGAGACAATATGTTCTTATTAAGTTCTAGAACAGGTTTTAATCCATCTTCATCTTTAGAAGGTGCATCAGAAAGATACCAATATAGTCCTTTGTCTACATTCACATTAGGTGTTAGAGTACAATTATAA
- a CDS encoding SusD/RagB family nutrient-binding outer membrane lipoprotein, translating into MKKIFLIALLIGITFSSCEDFEGWNVDDKNPSEVPASYLVTSTQKDLFYRMSSPNVNYNIFKFFAQYWTETQYTDEVNYDIRGRDIGGGFSTYLYRDVLIDLQAARDILDADEFLDAGTKSAQLGVIGLMEVYTWSVLVDVYGDIPYTEALMGVNNIIPVYDNDEDIYTDLFTRLDASLTNLNAGTETFGDADIVYGGSTAKWKKFGNSLKLRMALRIADYDNAKASTIASAAIAGGLFASNDDNFAFAFETTSPNTNSIWVDLVQSGRDDFLVADTFVNLINPLNDPRASTYLADNKTPYIGAPYGVGSSYTDFTHIGDAWHQPDLEGVLLSYDEVQFLLAEAVERGLITGSAETYYNAAISASIIYWGGTQAEADTYLAQATVAYTTSGSSWKEVIGNQKYIALYGRGFEAWSSWRILDYPNTFTRPSISNEAVPRRYLYGNDDKDLNPDNYAAASSAMGGDDKSSRVFWDITGVGN; encoded by the coding sequence ATGAAAAAAATATTTTTAATAGCATTATTGATAGGGATCACATTTTCTTCATGTGAAGATTTTGAAGGATGGAATGTCGATGATAAAAACCCAAGTGAAGTACCAGCATCATATTTGGTAACTAGTACTCAAAAAGATTTATTCTATAGGATGTCTAGTCCTAATGTAAACTATAACATATTTAAGTTTTTCGCTCAATATTGGACAGAAACACAATATACAGACGAAGTAAACTACGATATTAGAGGAAGAGATATAGGTGGTGGTTTTTCAACTTACTTATATAGAGACGTATTAATTGACTTACAAGCAGCAAGAGACATTCTTGATGCTGATGAATTTTTAGATGCAGGAACAAAATCTGCTCAATTAGGAGTAATTGGACTTATGGAAGTTTATACCTGGAGTGTATTAGTAGACGTATATGGAGATATTCCTTACACAGAAGCTTTAATGGGAGTAAACAATATTATACCTGTATACGACAATGATGAAGATATATACACAGATTTATTCACTCGCTTAGACGCAAGTTTAACTAACTTAAACGCAGGTACAGAAACTTTTGGTGATGCCGATATCGTTTATGGAGGATCAACTGCAAAGTGGAAAAAATTTGGTAATTCTTTAAAATTAAGAATGGCACTTAGAATTGCAGATTACGATAATGCTAAAGCAAGCACAATAGCTTCTGCTGCGATTGCAGGTGGTTTATTTGCATCTAATGATGATAATTTTGCTTTTGCTTTTGAAACGACAAGCCCAAATACAAATTCAATTTGGGTTGACTTAGTACAATCTGGTCGTGATGATTTTTTAGTAGCGGACACTTTTGTAAACCTAATAAATCCATTAAACGACCCAAGAGCTTCAACTTATTTAGCAGATAACAAAACACCATATATCGGAGCCCCTTACGGTGTAGGAAGTTCTTACACAGACTTTACACATATTGGTGATGCATGGCATCAACCAGACTTAGAAGGAGTACTTTTAAGTTATGATGAAGTTCAATTTCTATTAGCAGAAGCTGTAGAAAGAGGTCTTATAACTGGTAGTGCAGAAACTTACTACAATGCAGCTATTTCCGCTTCGATTATCTATTGGGGAGGAACTCAAGCAGAGGCTGACACATATTTAGCACAAGCAACTGTTGCGTATACAACTTCTGGTTCTTCTTGGAAAGAAGTTATTGGTAATCAAAAATACATAGCACTTTACGGAAGAGGATTTGAAGCTTGGAGTTCATGGAGAATATTAGACTACCCTAATACTTTTACTCGCCCTTCAATTTCTAACGAAGCTGTACCAAGAAGGTACTTGTACGGAAACGACGATAAAGATCTTAACCCAGATAATTATGCTGCTGCAAGCAGTGCAATGGGAGGTGATGATAAATCTTCTCGCGTATTTTGGGATATTACAGGTGTAGGAAACTAA